One Drosophila subpulchrella strain 33 F10 #4 breed RU33 chromosome 2R, RU_Dsub_v1.1 Primary Assembly, whole genome shotgun sequence genomic window, CCACGGCCAGACCACAGCCCACCCGAGAGGCTCGATCGCTGATGACATTAGTGAAGTGCGCGCAGTGGAAGTCCCTGCAGGATCTTGCTGGAATTATCCAAGGCACTGCCTTCTGAATGAACCTAGCTCACCTGATAGGGTCGAAGCCCTGGAGAAGGCCCTCCGGATCCGGAACCAGCAGGTGCTCTTCGAACACCTTATCGAACATCTTTACCAATATGGTCCGAACGCTGGGCTTGGGCTTGGCCTTGGGGACCATCATGGCCAGGACCTCACCCACGAATGGAAATCGCTCTGTGGACCGACATTCGGAGTGGGCAAAGGATATGGTGGAAGCATGGGCGCGAGCCATGTACCCCAGTTCCTTGTCCCAAATGAGCAAACGCATCCGTTTGGCCCTCTCGAAGGTCCTGTTCTCACTCGTCCTCAACGCTCCGCTTGCAAATTGGTCCCGGAAACGGTTTAGTATGGACAATATTTCCGTCTGTAGGTTCGGGGTGTCCGGAACCGTGTCATAGTACCGGGCAGTGCTGCCGACGGGAGTAAACCTGTGCAGTCGGCACATGAAGTGTACTGTATTACGCACATTGCAAACATGGGTTCTGTTGTTGCAGTAGTTATAGCCGAAAACTATGGGCAACAGCAATATAAATGGTAAAACTATACTAGAATTCATTTTACTAGGAATTTATACAGATTAGAATATCTGGATGCTTGGGCTAGTTCTGATGTAAAAGCAAAAGACCTAggatttttcaatattttaatgttcGCTTGTGTTCAGGAAAAATTGGTGAAAAAGTAAGGTGCTATAATGCAGATGGcatatcaaatattttaagaccCGCCATGCAGTTCTCCATCGTCACCTCGATCCTGGACAGTTAATGGGTTATAATAAGCTAATGATAATCAAACGGCCTACCACTCACCGATGGAAAAAGAGCGCCGGTGTTGGCGCACAAATTCGAGTACTTTACGCTGCCACCTGTGTTCCAGTCACCACAGCCACTGGCAGGTTTTCCGGCCTTATAGACATACGAACCCGCCAAGTTGTTAAAGTCGAAGTGGCACGTGAGGAAGTGGCAGAAGCTGTAGGAGCACATGAGTCAGGAACGAAAGCCCAGCTGCAAGAACACCAACTTACCCGACTGTATGACCTATGTTGCAGTTGGAACCCACCGTAATGCCACATCCAACACGAGATACTCGATCGCTGACGAAGAGAGTGAAGTGACTCGCGGGGAAGTCCCTGCAAGTCAGGGTTATCTTAGGCTTAGAGCACCAAGGTATAGCTCACCTTATGGGATCGTAAGCATCGAGCAGGCCATCGGGATCCTCGACAACCTTGTACTCGTCAAACATCGGTTTTAATAACTTATTCAATTCATCGATGATAGTAGGCTTGGACTTTTGAGGGGGCAAAAGAGCCAGGACCTCACCCACGAACGGAAATCGCTGGGTGGACCGGCACTCGGAGTGCTTGAAGGAGACGGTGGAGGCGTGGGTGCGTGCCATGTACgacagctccgagtcccagtTAAGCCTCCTCATCCGCTTGGCGCTCGGGAACGTCTTGTTGTCGTTCGTGGTCAGATCCCCGCTAGCGAACGTGTTCCGGAAAGTATTTATCACGCCCAATGTTTCCCTTCGCACTATTGCGGTGTCCGGAACGATGGCATGATACTTGGTTTTTCCAAAGGCATGAAAATCCTCCAGCCGGCACATAAAGTGCTTCCATTTGGCCAGTTCGCACAAGTGGGTCCTGTTGTTGCAGTAGTTATAGCCAAAAGTCATGGGCAGTAGCAGTATCACGGCTAACACCAAGATCAAAGTCATGTTGAGCATAGACCTAATTAAGTTGAAAACGTATTTTAGGTATTGTGAAGTATAAGGAAGTGGTACGTAATTCCCCCATTCAAACTAGGCATGGATTTgtcaaaattgtatttttattgttatttttttgttaggGGTTCTTTTTAGGAAGAGCTGCCACTAAATTCATTCGGTAATAGTATGCAAAGTTATGTAATAAAATGGTTTGAGCGAAGGTAGTGCCTAAATGGCTTTAGTGAAGTTTAATTTCAATGATTCTTTCAATTCATTATCGTTCTAGAATCTATAAATTTTCCTCTTTCGTTTTGCTTGCAAATGGCATATACAGAAAGGTATTTGGGACTCGAAACGAGGAggtacaaaaaaatatataataaactATTTAACATAGAGCAATAGGTACGTGGTTTCGcttctttataaaaatatctCGAGAGCTTTTCAAATCTACGGGGATGCTATCAACAGGTAATCAATAGTAACATTTCAACAAACAAATCAGCGTTGGGAATTGTCACATAGCTTGGTTGGGTGGGATGACGTGGTTTACTCTTCTGCTGTCCATGCACATTCGATGAAGTGAGGAACTGCGGTTCCTGCGACTCCTTACTGATAAAATCTGAATCAAAAATTTCAAGTTTACAACCCGTACCAGTTCTGTTcgatttatttatgttttgcATTATGCATAGCTCGGTTCTTCGAATTGAAATCGCTTATGTTACGGCTATAGGTGTGTATTATCTATGCAAGTTTCGGTATAGAACTGCTATGTACTCTGATGTACTGTCGGAAATACGTATTGTGAATGCAACTATTAGTATAAGGTATATAATTATCAGTTGATCTCCTAGAAAATTTCCAAGTTCAAATTTCACTCTCTCGCTTCTCGCGTCGCATGCACAcgtacaaatatatataaatgtctATATGtgttgtatatatatatagatgaCTTATACAGGGAGGCACGTAATTTGAAACAGAAGCGCCCTTAACAATGGGGAAACAATCTAAAACTAATTAAAGCGTGTGTTTACAAGTAGGGGTAACTAATTAGAATACTTCGTATGTACAACGTCATCCGTTCTGATCCAAGAAGTATGGATCCGGATAACAAAGGGTTGCCTGCCATCGAACGACGACTACGAGACTAGATCTTGGAGACACGCGCACAGGCTTACATTGGtcgtataaaaaatatatcaagCTATACACTGTTTGTATCACTAACGAGGGGGGTTCAGATGAACATGAACTGCATCCTAGACGCAGGTCGAGGATGCATGCGACACACTGGCCGCCGAtgctgcagctgcagcagccgAGGAGGAAGCCGCCGAGGCGGCCTCCAGATTAAAGTCCTTGCTGCGGCAGCACATCTCGCAGATGCGCTTGGTGTCCGGATTGAGGAACGTGCAGAAGCTGCAGCTCCACTCGTTCGGACTGGTCACGATCAGCTGCGGCGACACGGCCGGCGGTTGTTTGGGCGCAGCTCCCGAGCGATGCCGTGATCCTGTTCCCCGATTGTCCACGATGGCCGTCTTTAAAGCGGACTTGACCTTCTTCACGCCGGCACTGCTAGTATTGGGCAGAGGACTTGGCGCTGGGGCCTGCACCACCTTTGCCTCACGTCGGCTTGTCCCGGATTTCTTCTCCAGGGTGCGTGCCTTCTCGTCATTCGTGGGTTTTGTGGCCTCGCGTCGCTTTTCCGGCGGAGGAGCTGCCGCTCCGCCATTTGATATGGCCAGCGAGTCCAAATCCAGGCTCTGAACGAGTAAGTCCTCGCGGTCGCCCAAGTCCTTAGTGTAACCCGAACGCTCGAGGTTCTTAAATACATAGTTCCAGGACTCGAAACTGCCGACGCCCTCCTGAACCTTGGGCATTAGAGGCGGCGAAGCGCTGTCCAGGGCCACAAAGCCATCCAGGCTGGCCGAGTCGTAGCTGTTCATGTCGGAAATAGTGGTGGGTATATCACGTTCGTTGCCCGATCTCTTCGCAGGAGCCGTTCGACTAGCCCGCTCCTTCAATTCCTTGTGCATCTTTCGATTATTGTCCATGGTGTTCTGTTTCAAGAAGAAAGTAACGAAGGTAAGGAATCTTTCTGTGACATAAGGAACCCTTTTGAACTCACCTGCTTTTCCGCTGATCGCGGATGCTTGTCAGTTGGATTAATTCCCCCCGCCTCGGCCAGCGCTCGCATCCGGCTGCTTTTGGGCACCGGACGGGCATAGATGTACATGTCCTGGGCCGTTGGCGGTGGCGCTTGCGGCAACGTGGTGGGCAGATCGTAACCACCGTAGGTAGCATACATTGC contains:
- the LOC119552087 gene encoding venom allergen 3-like isoform X1 → MNSSIVLPFILLLPIVFGYNYCNNRTHVCNVRNTVHFMCRLHRFTPVGSTARYYDTVPDTPNLQTEILSILNRFRDQFASGALRTSENRTFERAKRMRLLIWDKELGYMARAHASTISFAHSECRSTERFPFVGEVLAMMVPKAKPKPSVRTILVKMFDKVFEEHLLVPDPEGLLQGFDPIRDFHCAHFTNVISDRASRVGCGLAVASNCRHGASYNFCHFLTCYLDFSNLNGSYVYKAGEPGSCNVWHTTSSKKYTNLCRNNGDLFPQDHGD
- the LOC119552087 gene encoding venom allergen 3-like isoform X2, with product MNSSIVLPFILLLPIVFGYNYCNNRTHVCNVRNTVHFMCRLHRFTPVGSTARYYDTVPDTPNLQTEILSILNRFRDQFASGALRTSENRTFERAKRMRLLIWDKELGYMARAHASTISFAHSECRSTERFPFVGEVLAMMVPKAKPKPSVRTILVKMFDKVFEEHLLVPDPEGLLQGFDPIRDFHCAHFTNVISDRASRVGCGLAVASNCRHGASYNNLNGSYVYKAGEPGSCNVWHTTSSKKYTNLCRNNGDLFPQDHGD
- the LOC119552086 gene encoding antigen 5 like allergen Cul n 1-like, with the protein product MLNMTLILVLAVILLLPMTFGYNYCNNRTHLCELAKWKHFMCRLEDFHAFGKTKYHAIVPDTAIVRRETLGVINTFRNTFASGDLTTNDNKTFPSAKRMRRLNWDSELSYMARTHASTVSFKHSECRSTQRFPFVGEVLALLPPQKSKPTIIDELNKLLKPMFDEYKVVEDPDGLLDAYDPIRDFPASHFTLFVSDRVSRVGCGITVGSNCNIGHTVGFCHFLTCHFDFNNLAGSYVYKAGKPASGCGDWNTGGSVKYSNLCANTGALFPSDRGDDGELHGGS